From Mustela erminea isolate mMusErm1 chromosome 1, mMusErm1.Pri, whole genome shotgun sequence, a single genomic window includes:
- the HYAL2 gene encoding hyaluronidase-2: MWAGLCPAVTLALVLVAWATQLKPTAPPIFTGRPFVVAWDVPTQDCGPRLKVPLDLKAFDVQASPNEGFVNQNITIFYHDRLGLYPRFSSMGRSVHGGVPQNGSLWAHLKMLQEHVEHYIRTQEPAGLAVIDWEDWRPVWVRNWQDKDIYRQSSYQLVAVRHPDWPAERVVKQAQYEFEFAARQFMLETLRFVKAVRPRHLWGFYLFPDCYNHDYVQNWETYTGRCPDVEVSRNDQLAWLWAESTALFPSVYLDEALASSTHGRNFVSFRVQEALRVAHTHHATHALPVYVFTRPTYSRRLTGLSEMDLISTIGESAALGAAGVILWGDAGYTTSTETCQYLKDYLTRLLVPYVVNVSWAAQYCSWAQCHGHGRCVRRDPSTSTFLHLSASSFRLVPSHVPGEPQLRPEGELSWADLNYLQMHFRCQCYLGWGGEQCQWDRTRATGGAHGAGAGSHLTGSLTVAALALTWT; this comes from the exons ATGTGGGCAGGCCTGTGCCCTGCCGTCACACTGGCCCTGGTGTTGGTGGCATGGGCCACTCAGCTCAAGCCCACAGCGCCACCCATCTTCACCGGCCGGCCCTTCGTGGTAGCATGGGATGTGCCCACACAAGACTGTGGCCCTCGCCTCAAGGTGCCCCTGGACCTGAAGGCCTTTGATGTTCAGGCCTCACCTAACGAGGGTTTCGTGAACCAGAATATCACCATCTTCTACCATGATCGGCTGGGCCTGTATCCACGCTTCAGTTCCATGGGACGGTCTGTGCACGGGGGTGTGCCGCAGAATGGCAGCCTCTGGGCGCATCTGAAGATGCTACAGGAGCATGTGGAACACTACATCCGTACCCAGGAGCCCGCGGGCCTGGCGGTCATCGACTGGGAGGACTGGCGGCCCGTGTGGGTGCGCAACTGGCAGGACAAGGACATATACCGCCAGTCGTCATACCAGTTGGTGGCTGTTCGCCACCCTGACTGGCCGGCAGAGCGCGTGGTCAAGCAGGCGCAGTACGAGTTTGAGTTTGCCGCCCGGCAGTTCATGCTGGAGACGCTGCGCTTTGTCAAGGCCGTGAGACCACGGCACCTCTGGGGCTTCTACCTCTTCCCCGACTGTTACAACCACGACTACGTGCAGAACTGGGAAACCTATACGGGCCGCTGCCCTGATGTCGAGGTCTCCCGAAACGACCAGCTGGCCTGGCTGTGGGCGGAGAGCACAGCCCTCTTCCCCTCCGTCTACCTGGATGAGGCCCTCGCGTCCTCCACCCACGGCCGCAACTTCGTCAGCTTCCGGGTTCAGGAGGCCCTCCGCGTGGCTCACACCCACCACGCCACCCACGCGCTCCCGGTCTACGTGTTCACGCGACCCACCTATAGCCGCAGGCTCACGGGGCTGAGCGAG ATGGATCTCATCTCCACCATTGGTGAGAGTGCAGCCTTGGGCGCGGCCGGGGTCATCCTCTGGGGGGATGCAGGCTACACCACCAGCACG GAGACCTGCCAGTACCTCAAGGATTACCTGACACGGCTGCTGGTCCCCTACGTAGTCAACGTGTCCTGGGCTGCCCAGTATTGCAGCTGGGCCCAGTGCCACGGCCACGGGCGCTGTGTACGCCGTGACCCCAGCACCAGTACCTTCCTGCACCTCAGTGCCAGCAGCTTCCGCCTGGTGCCAAGCCACGTCCCGGGTGAGCCCCAGCTGCGGCCGGAGGGGGAGCTCAGCTGGGCTGATCTCAACTACCTGCAGATGCACTTTCGCTGTCAGTGCTACTTAGGCTGGGGTGGCGAGCAATGCCAGTGGGACCGTACACGGGCAACTGGGGGTGCCCATGGGGCCGGGGCTGGGTCCCACCTCACCGGCTCGCTGACTGTGGCAGCCCTGGCCCTGACCTGGACTTGA
- the TUSC2 gene encoding tumor suppressor candidate 2 yields the protein MGASGSKARGLWPFASAAGGGGPESSVAEQALVRPRGRVVPPFVFTRRGSMFYDEDGDLAHEFYEETIVTKNGQKRAKLRRVHKNLIPQGIVKLDPPRIHVDFPVILYEV from the exons ATGGGCGCCAGCGGCTCCAAAGCTCGGGGCCTGTGGCCCTTCGCCTCGGCGGCGGGGGGCGGAGGCCCGGAGTCGTCGGTCGCTGAGCAAGCTTTGGTGCGGCCGCGAGGCCGAGTCGTGCCCCCCTTCGTATTCACGCGCCGCGG CTCCATGTTCTATGATGAGGATGGGGATCTGGCTCACGAGTTCTACGAGGAGACAATCGTCACCAAGAATGGGCAGAAGCGGGCCAAGCTGAGGCGGGTGCATAAGAACCTGATTCCTCAG GGCATCGTGAAGCTGGATCCTCCCCGCATCCACGTGGATTTTCCTGTGATCCTCTATGAGGTGTGA
- the RASSF1 gene encoding ras association domain-containing protein 1 isoform X2, translating to MGEADAGTPSFEMTWSSTTSSGYCSQEDSDSELEQYFTARTSLARRPRRDQDEPVEWETPDLSQAEVEQKIKEYNSQINSNLFMSLNKDGSYTGFIKVQLKLVRPVSVPSSKKPPSLQDARRGTGRGTAVRRRTSFYLPKDAVKHLHVLSRTRAREVIEALLRKFLVVDDPRKFALFERAERHGQVYLRKLSDDEQPLRLRLLAGPSEKALSFVLKENDSGEVNWDAFSMPELHNFLRILQREEEEHLRQILQKYSYCRQKIQEALHACPLG from the exons ATGGGCGAGGCGGATGCGGGGACGCCTTCTTTCGAGATGACCTGGAGCAGCACAACAAGCAGTGGTTACTGCAGCCAGGAGGACTCAGACTCGGAGCTCGAACAGTACTTCACGGCTCGTACCTCACTGGCTCGCAGGCCGCGTCGGGACCAG GACGAGCCTGTGGAGTGGGAAACACCTGACCTTTCTCAGGCTGAGGTTGAACAGAAGATCAAGGAGTACAATAGCCAGATCAACAGCAACCTCTTCATGAGCCTG aacaAGGATGGCTCCTACACAGGCTTCATCAAGGTTCAACTGAAGCTGGTACGCCCTGTCTCAGTGCCCTCCAGCAAGAAGCCACCCTCCTTGCAGGATGCCAGGCGGGGCACAGGGCGGGGCACAGCTGTGAGGCGCCGTACCTCCTTCTACCTGCCCAAGGATGCTGTCAAGCACCTGCATGTGTTGTCACGCACGCGGGCACGTGAGGTCATTGAGGCCCTACTTCGCAAATTCTTGGTGGTGGATGACCCCCGCAAGTTTGCACTCTTTGAGCGGGCTGAACGCCATGGCCAAG TGTACCTCCGGAAGCTGTCGGATGACGAGCAGCCCCTGCGGCTCCGGCTCCTTGCAGGGCCCAGCGAGAAGGCCCTAAGCTTTGTCCTCAAGGAAAATGACTCTGGGGAGGTGAAT TGGGATGCCTTCAGCATGCCCGAACTACACAACTTCCTGCGCATCTTACAGCGGGAGGAAGAGGAACACCTGCGCCAGATCCTGCAAAAGTACTCCTATTGCCGTCAGAAGATCCAGGAAGCCCTGCATGCCTGTCCCCTGGGGTGA
- the RASSF1 gene encoding ras association domain-containing protein 1 isoform X1 yields the protein MSTEPELIELRELEPARRAGPGRTRLERANALRIAPGTSRNPARQLGAGRGHHFQPAGPATHTWCDLCGDFIWGVVRKGLQCAHCKFTCHYRCRALVCLDCCGPRDLGWEPALELDTNVDEPVEWETPDLSQAEVEQKIKEYNSQINSNLFMSLNKDGSYTGFIKVQLKLVRPVSVPSSKKPPSLQDARRGTGRGTAVRRRTSFYLPKDAVKHLHVLSRTRAREVIEALLRKFLVVDDPRKFALFERAERHGQVYLRKLSDDEQPLRLRLLAGPSEKALSFVLKENDSGEVNWDAFSMPELHNFLRILQREEEEHLRQILQKYSYCRQKIQEALHACPLG from the exons ATGTCCACGGAACCTGAACTCATTGAACTGAGGGAACTGGAACCCGCGCGGCGCGCCGGCCCGGGCCGCACCCGGCTGGAGCGTGCCAACGCGCTGCGTATAGCGCCCGGCACCTCGCGCAATCCCGCACGGCAACTGGGCGCGGGCCGCGGCCACCACTTCCAGCCCGCGGGGCCCGCCACGCACACGTGGTGCGACCTCTGCGGCGACTTCATCTGGGGCGTCGTGCGCAAGGGCCTGCAGTGCGCGC ATTGCAAGTTCACATGCCACTACCGTTGCCGCGCGCTTGTCTGCCTGGACTGCTGCGGGCCCCGGGACCTGGGCTGGGAACCTGCGCTGGAGCTGGACACGAACGTG GACGAGCCTGTGGAGTGGGAAACACCTGACCTTTCTCAGGCTGAGGTTGAACAGAAGATCAAGGAGTACAATAGCCAGATCAACAGCAACCTCTTCATGAGCCTG aacaAGGATGGCTCCTACACAGGCTTCATCAAGGTTCAACTGAAGCTGGTACGCCCTGTCTCAGTGCCCTCCAGCAAGAAGCCACCCTCCTTGCAGGATGCCAGGCGGGGCACAGGGCGGGGCACAGCTGTGAGGCGCCGTACCTCCTTCTACCTGCCCAAGGATGCTGTCAAGCACCTGCATGTGTTGTCACGCACGCGGGCACGTGAGGTCATTGAGGCCCTACTTCGCAAATTCTTGGTGGTGGATGACCCCCGCAAGTTTGCACTCTTTGAGCGGGCTGAACGCCATGGCCAAG TGTACCTCCGGAAGCTGTCGGATGACGAGCAGCCCCTGCGGCTCCGGCTCCTTGCAGGGCCCAGCGAGAAGGCCCTAAGCTTTGTCCTCAAGGAAAATGACTCTGGGGAGGTGAAT TGGGATGCCTTCAGCATGCCCGAACTACACAACTTCCTGCGCATCTTACAGCGGGAGGAAGAGGAACACCTGCGCCAGATCCTGCAAAAGTACTCCTATTGCCGTCAGAAGATCCAGGAAGCCCTGCATGCCTGTCCCCTGGGGTGA
- the ZMYND10 gene encoding zinc finger MYND domain-containing protein 10, which translates to MGDLELLLPGEADVLVRGLRSFPPREMGSGGWNQQHENLEKLNMQAILDATASQGEPIQELLVTHGKIPTLVEELIAVEMWKQKVFPVLCRLEDFKPQNTFPIYMVVHHEASIVNLLETVFFHKEVCESAEDTVLDLVDYCHRKLTLLVARSGRGGPPEEESQYSTPIQELQKQAELMEFEIALKALSVLRYITDCVDSLSLSTLNRMLSTHNLPCLLVELLEHSPWSRQEGGKLQHFEGGRWQTVAPSEQQKLSKLDGQVWIALYNLLLSPEARARYHLTSFAKGQLLKLQAFLTDTLLDQLPNLADLQGFLAHLALAETQPPKKDLVLEQIPEIWERLERENRGKWQAIAKHQLRHTFSASEQDLRLQARRWAETYRLDVLEAINPERPRCAYCSAEASKRCSRCQSEWYCCRECQVKHWEKHGKACVPAAQGDRAK; encoded by the exons ATGGGAGACCTGGAGCTGCTGCTGCCAGGGGAGGCTGACGTGCTGGTGCGGGGGCTGCGCAGCTTCCCGCCGCGCGAGATGGGCTCCGGAGG GTGGAACCAGCAGCATGAGAATCTGGAGAAGCTGAACATGCAGGCTATCCTTGATGCTACAGCCAGCCAGGGGGAGCCCATCCAGGAGCTGCTGGTCACCCATGGGAAG ATCCCAACGTTGGTGGAGGAGCTGATTGCAGTGGAGATGTGGAAGCAGAAGGTGTTCCCTGTGCTGTGCAGGCTGGAGGACTTCAAGCCCCAGAACACTTTTCCCATATACATGGTG GTACACCACGAGGCTTCCATTGTCAACCTTCTGGAGACCGTGTTCTTCCACAAG gaAGTGTGTGAGTCAGCAGAAGACACTGTCTTGGACCTGGTAGACTACTGCCACCGAAAATTGACTCTGTTGGTGGCCCGGAGTGGCCGTGGTGGCCCTCCTGAGGAGGAGTCCCAGTACAGCACCCCAATACAG gagcTGCAGAAGCAGGCTGAACTGATGGAGTTTGAGATCGCATTGAAGGCCCTCTCAGTGCTGCGCTACATCACAGACTGTGTGGACAG CCTTTCCTTGAGCACCTTGAACCGCATGCTCAGTACCCACAATTTGCCCTGCCTCCTGGTGGAACTGCTGGAACACAGTCCCTGGAGCCGCCAGGAAGGAG GCAAGCTGCAGCACTTTGAGGGTGGCCGTTGGCAGACAGTGGCCCCCTCAGAGCAGCAAAAGCTGAGCAAGTTGGATGGGCAGGTGTGGATCGCTCTGTACAACCTGCTACTAAGCCCTGAAGCCCGGGCCCGCTACCACCTCACCAGCTTTGCCAAGGGCCAGCTACTCAAG CTTCAGGCCTTCCTCACGGACACACTGCTCGACCAGCTGCCCAACCTGGCAGACCTGCAGGGCTTCCTGGCCCACCTGGCCCTGGCTGAAACCCAGCCCCCTAAGAAGGACCTGGTGTTGGAACAG ATCCCAGAAATCTGGGAGcggctggagagagagaacagagggaagtGGCAGGCTATTGCCAAGCACCAGCTGAGGCACACATTCAGCGCCTCAGAGCAGGACCTGCGGCTGCAGGCAAGAAG ATGGGCTGAGACTTACAGGCTGGATGTCCTGGAGGCAATAAACCCAGAGCGGCCCCGCTGTGCCTACTGCAGTGCAGAAGCCTCCAAACGCTGCTCAAGGTGCCAAAGTGAATGGTATTGCTGCAG GGAGTGCCAGGTCAAGCACTGGGAGAAGCATGGAAAGGCCTGTGTCCCGGCAGCCCAAGGTGACAGAGCCAAATGA
- the NPRL2 gene encoding GATOR complex protein NPRL2 isoform X1, whose product MGSGCRIECIFFSEFHPTLGPKITYQVPEDFISRELFDTVQVYIITKPELQNKLITVTAMEKKLIGCPVCIEHKKYSRNALLFNLGFVCDAQAKTCALEPIVKKLAGYLTTLELESSFVSTEESKQKLVPIMTILLEELNASGRCTLPIDESNTIHLKVIEQRPDPPVAQEYDVPVFTKDKEDFFNSQWDLTTQQILPYIDGFRHVQKISAEADVELNLVRIAIQNLLYYGVVTLVSILQYSNVYCPTPKVQDLVDDKSLQEACLSYVTKQGHKRASLRDVFQLYCSLSPGTTVRDLIGRHPQQLQRVDERSEEDPQGHKGKLIQFGLMKNLIRRLQKYPVRVSREERSHPARLYTGCHSYDEICCKTGMSYHELDERLENDPNIIICWK is encoded by the exons ATGGGCAGCGGCTGCCGCATCGAATGCATATTCTTCAGCGAGTTCCACCCCACGCTGGGACCCAAGATCACCTATCAG gtCCCTGAAGACTTCATCTCCCGAGAGCTGTTTGACACAGTCCAGGTGTACATCATCACCAAGCCAGAGCTGCAGAACAAGCTTATCACTGT CACAGCCATGGAGAAGAAACTGATCGGCTGCCCCGTGTGCATTGAACACAAGAAGTACAGCCGCAATGCCCTGCTTTTCAACCTAGGCTTCGTGTGTGATGCCCAGGCCAAGACCTGTGCCCTCGAGCCCATCGTCAAAAAGCTGGCTGGCTACCTGACCACACTGGAG CTAGAGAGCAGCTTCGTGTCAACAGAGGAGAGCAAGCAGAAGTTGGTGCCCATCATGACCATCTTGCTGGAGGAGCTAAATGCCTCAGGCCGGTGCACTCTGCCCATCG ATGAGTCCAACACCATCCACTTGAAAGTGATTGAGCAGCGGCCTGACCCTCCTGTGGCCCAGGAGTATGATGTGCCTGTCTTTACCAAGGACAAGGAGGATTTCTTCAACTCACAGTGGGACCTTACCACACAACAG ATCCTGCCCTATATCGATGGCTTCCGCCATGTCCAGAAGATCTCAGCCGAGGCAGATGTGGAGCTCAACCTGGTGCGCATTGCCATCCAGAACTTGCT GTATTATGGCGTCGTGACACTGGTGTCCATCCTCCAG TATTCCAATGTGTACTGCCCGACACCCAAGGTCCAAGACCTCGTAGATGACAAGTCCCTGCAAGAGGCCTGTTTATCCTATGTGACCAAACAAG GGCACAAGAGGGCCAGTCTCCGGGATGTGTTCCAGCTGTACTGCAGCCTGAGCCCTGGCACGACTGTGAGAGACCTCATTGGCCGCCACCCCCAGCAGCTACAGCGCGTTGATGAACGGTCAGAAGAGGATCCCCAGGGGCACAAGGG GAAGCTGATCCAGTTCGGGCTGATGAAGAACCTCATCCGCCGACTACAGAAGTACCCCGTGCGGGTGTCTCGGGAGGAGCGGAGCCACCCTGCCCGGCTTTACACAGGCTGCCACAGCTATGATGAGATCTGCTGCAAGACAG GCATGAGCTACCATGAACTTGATGAACGGCTGGAAAATGACCCCAACATCATCATCTGTTGGAAATGA
- the NPRL2 gene encoding GATOR complex protein NPRL2 isoform X2, with product MGSGCRIECIFFSEFHPTLGPKITYQVPEDFISRELFDTVQVYIITKPELQNKLITVTAMEKKLIGCPVCIEHKKYSRNALLFNLGFVCDAQAKTCALEPIVKKLAGYLTTLELESSFVSTEESKQKLVPIMTILLEELNASGRCTLPIDESNTIHLKVIEQRPDPPVAQEYDVPVFTKDKEDFFNSQWDLTTQQILPYIDGFRHVQKISAEADVELNLVRIAIQNLLYYGVVTLVSILQYSNVYCPTPKVQDLVDDKSLQEACLSYVTKQGHKRASLRDVFQLYCSLSPGTTVRDLIGRHPQQLQRVDERKLIQFGLMKNLIRRLQKYPVRVSREERSHPARLYTGCHSYDEICCKTGMSYHELDERLENDPNIIICWK from the exons ATGGGCAGCGGCTGCCGCATCGAATGCATATTCTTCAGCGAGTTCCACCCCACGCTGGGACCCAAGATCACCTATCAG gtCCCTGAAGACTTCATCTCCCGAGAGCTGTTTGACACAGTCCAGGTGTACATCATCACCAAGCCAGAGCTGCAGAACAAGCTTATCACTGT CACAGCCATGGAGAAGAAACTGATCGGCTGCCCCGTGTGCATTGAACACAAGAAGTACAGCCGCAATGCCCTGCTTTTCAACCTAGGCTTCGTGTGTGATGCCCAGGCCAAGACCTGTGCCCTCGAGCCCATCGTCAAAAAGCTGGCTGGCTACCTGACCACACTGGAG CTAGAGAGCAGCTTCGTGTCAACAGAGGAGAGCAAGCAGAAGTTGGTGCCCATCATGACCATCTTGCTGGAGGAGCTAAATGCCTCAGGCCGGTGCACTCTGCCCATCG ATGAGTCCAACACCATCCACTTGAAAGTGATTGAGCAGCGGCCTGACCCTCCTGTGGCCCAGGAGTATGATGTGCCTGTCTTTACCAAGGACAAGGAGGATTTCTTCAACTCACAGTGGGACCTTACCACACAACAG ATCCTGCCCTATATCGATGGCTTCCGCCATGTCCAGAAGATCTCAGCCGAGGCAGATGTGGAGCTCAACCTGGTGCGCATTGCCATCCAGAACTTGCT GTATTATGGCGTCGTGACACTGGTGTCCATCCTCCAG TATTCCAATGTGTACTGCCCGACACCCAAGGTCCAAGACCTCGTAGATGACAAGTCCCTGCAAGAGGCCTGTTTATCCTATGTGACCAAACAAG GGCACAAGAGGGCCAGTCTCCGGGATGTGTTCCAGCTGTACTGCAGCCTGAGCCCTGGCACGACTGTGAGAGACCTCATTGGCCGCCACCCCCAGCAGCTACAGCGCGTTGATGAACG GAAGCTGATCCAGTTCGGGCTGATGAAGAACCTCATCCGCCGACTACAGAAGTACCCCGTGCGGGTGTCTCGGGAGGAGCGGAGCCACCCTGCCCGGCTTTACACAGGCTGCCACAGCTATGATGAGATCTGCTGCAAGACAG GCATGAGCTACCATGAACTTGATGAACGGCTGGAAAATGACCCCAACATCATCATCTGTTGGAAATGA
- the NPRL2 gene encoding GATOR complex protein NPRL2 isoform X3 has product MGSGCRIECIFFSEFHPTLGPKITYQVPEDFISRELFDTVQVYIITKPELQNKLITVTAMEKKLIGCPVCIEHKKYSRNALLFNLGFVCDAQAKTCALEPIVKKLAGYLTTLELESSFVSTEESKQKLVPIMTILLEELNASGRCTLPIDESNTIHLKVIEQRPDPPVAQEYDVPVFTKDKEDFFNSQWDLTTQQILPYIDGFRHVQKISAEADVELNLVRIAIQNLLYYGVVTLVSILQYSNVYCPTPKVQDLVDDKSLQEACLSYVTKQGHKRASLRDVFQLYCSLSPGTTVRDLIGRHPQQLQRVDERSEEDPQGHKGFA; this is encoded by the exons ATGGGCAGCGGCTGCCGCATCGAATGCATATTCTTCAGCGAGTTCCACCCCACGCTGGGACCCAAGATCACCTATCAG gtCCCTGAAGACTTCATCTCCCGAGAGCTGTTTGACACAGTCCAGGTGTACATCATCACCAAGCCAGAGCTGCAGAACAAGCTTATCACTGT CACAGCCATGGAGAAGAAACTGATCGGCTGCCCCGTGTGCATTGAACACAAGAAGTACAGCCGCAATGCCCTGCTTTTCAACCTAGGCTTCGTGTGTGATGCCCAGGCCAAGACCTGTGCCCTCGAGCCCATCGTCAAAAAGCTGGCTGGCTACCTGACCACACTGGAG CTAGAGAGCAGCTTCGTGTCAACAGAGGAGAGCAAGCAGAAGTTGGTGCCCATCATGACCATCTTGCTGGAGGAGCTAAATGCCTCAGGCCGGTGCACTCTGCCCATCG ATGAGTCCAACACCATCCACTTGAAAGTGATTGAGCAGCGGCCTGACCCTCCTGTGGCCCAGGAGTATGATGTGCCTGTCTTTACCAAGGACAAGGAGGATTTCTTCAACTCACAGTGGGACCTTACCACACAACAG ATCCTGCCCTATATCGATGGCTTCCGCCATGTCCAGAAGATCTCAGCCGAGGCAGATGTGGAGCTCAACCTGGTGCGCATTGCCATCCAGAACTTGCT GTATTATGGCGTCGTGACACTGGTGTCCATCCTCCAG TATTCCAATGTGTACTGCCCGACACCCAAGGTCCAAGACCTCGTAGATGACAAGTCCCTGCAAGAGGCCTGTTTATCCTATGTGACCAAACAAG GGCACAAGAGGGCCAGTCTCCGGGATGTGTTCCAGCTGTACTGCAGCCTGAGCCCTGGCACGACTGTGAGAGACCTCATTGGCCGCCACCCCCAGCAGCTACAGCGCGTTGATGAACGGTCAGAAGAGGATCCCCAGGGGCACAAGGGGTTTGCATGA
- the LOC116577475 gene encoding cytochrome b561 domain-containing protein 2 isoform X2, which yields MTPAGSRSVDPGSWTPANTRRRQPSGLDSQGKHACALTHRLSCLLNSACAERLGGVAGGGGILSQEVLAGQTSHPEVKRLRDGAAARAAVPRVFSFLGTKPPHRVSPLAWLTMALSVETESHIYRALRTASGAAAHLVALGFTIFVAVLARPGSSLFSWHPTLMSLAFSFLMTEALLVFSPESSLLRSLSRKGRARCHWVLQLLALLCALLGLGLVILHKEQLGKAHLATWHGRAGLIAVLWAGLQCSGGVGLLYPKLLPRWPLAKLKLYHATSGLVGYLLGSASLLLAMCSLWFTATVTGGVWYLAVLCPVITSLVIMSQVSNAYLYRKRIQP from the exons ATGACGCCGGCAGGGTCCAGGTCAGTAGACCCTGGCTCCTGGACCCCTGCGAACACCCGTCGGAGACAGCCCTCAGGCCTGGATAGCCAAGGCAAGCACGCCTGCGCACTCACGCACCGGTTAAGCTGTCTGCTTAACAGCGCTTGCGCAGAGCGACTGGGAGGtgtggctggaggtgggggaatcTTGTCTCAGGAAGTCCTGGCTGGGCAGACGTCGCACCCGGAAGTGAAGAGGCTCCGCGACGGAGCGGCAGCGCGCGCGGCAGTGCCCCGAGTATTCAGCTTTCTCGGGACGAAACCACCGCATCGGGTCAGC CCATTGGCCTGGTTGACCATGGCCCTTTCTGTGGAGACCGAGTCGCACATCTACAGAGCTCTGCGCACTGCCTCTGGGGCTGCTGCCCACCTTGTGGCCCTGGGTTTTACCATCTTTGTGGCTGTGCTTGCCCGGCCTGGCTCCA GTCTGTTCTCCTGGCACCCCACGCTTATGTCTTTGGCT TTCTCTTTCCTGATGACCGAGGCACTGCTGGTGTTCTCTCCTGAAAGTTCGCTGCTGCGCTCCCTTTCGCGGAAGGGCCGAGCCCGCTGCCACTGGGTGCTGCAGCTGCTGGCCCTGCTGTGTGCACTGCTTGGTCTAGGCCTTGTCATCCTCCACAAGGAACAGCTTGGCAAAGCGCATCTGGCCACGTGGCATGGGAGGGCAGGGCTGATAGCTGTGCTGTGGGCGGGGCTGCAGTGCTCTGGGGGTGTGGGGCTGCTCTACCCCAAATTACTGCCCCGATGGCCCCTGGCTAAGCTCAAGCTGTACCATGCCACTTCTGGGCTGGTGGGCTACCTTCTGGGTAGTGCCAGCCTCTTATTGGCCATGTGTTCGCTCTGGTTCACTGCCACAGTCACTGGTGGGGTCTGGTATCTGGCTGTGCTGTGTCCTGTCATTACCAGCTTGGTCATCATGAGTCAGGTGAGCAACGCCTACC
- the LOC116577475 gene encoding cytochrome b561 domain-containing protein 2 isoform X1: MALSVETESHIYRALRTASGAAAHLVALGFTIFVAVLARPGSSLFSWHPTLMSLAFSFLMTEALLVFSPESSLLRSLSRKGRARCHWVLQLLALLCALLGLGLVILHKEQLGKAHLATWHGRAGLIAVLWAGLQCSGGVGLLYPKLLPRWPLAKLKLYHATSGLVGYLLGSASLLLAMCSLWFTATVTGGVWYLAVLCPVITSLVIMSQVSNAYLYRKRIQP; encoded by the exons ATGGCCCTTTCTGTGGAGACCGAGTCGCACATCTACAGAGCTCTGCGCACTGCCTCTGGGGCTGCTGCCCACCTTGTGGCCCTGGGTTTTACCATCTTTGTGGCTGTGCTTGCCCGGCCTGGCTCCA GTCTGTTCTCCTGGCACCCCACGCTTATGTCTTTGGCT TTCTCTTTCCTGATGACCGAGGCACTGCTGGTGTTCTCTCCTGAAAGTTCGCTGCTGCGCTCCCTTTCGCGGAAGGGCCGAGCCCGCTGCCACTGGGTGCTGCAGCTGCTGGCCCTGCTGTGTGCACTGCTTGGTCTAGGCCTTGTCATCCTCCACAAGGAACAGCTTGGCAAAGCGCATCTGGCCACGTGGCATGGGAGGGCAGGGCTGATAGCTGTGCTGTGGGCGGGGCTGCAGTGCTCTGGGGGTGTGGGGCTGCTCTACCCCAAATTACTGCCCCGATGGCCCCTGGCTAAGCTCAAGCTGTACCATGCCACTTCTGGGCTGGTGGGCTACCTTCTGGGTAGTGCCAGCCTCTTATTGGCCATGTGTTCGCTCTGGTTCACTGCCACAGTCACTGGTGGGGTCTGGTATCTGGCTGTGCTGTGTCCTGTCATTACCAGCTTGGTCATCATGAGTCAGGTGAGCAACGCCTACC